The genomic window GACACACGGGCGTCGATCCGGCTCCCTTCTGTTGTCAAGGGGTGAGGATCGGCTCTTTTGATCGTGCGCCGACGCTTGTCGCCGTCAAGACGTCCGGCGGGCGCTGCACCTTGACGGCTCTGGCGCGTCGGCGCGGTTGCTGGGGAGCCGGTCGCGGACGGGGCTGAGCAGGGGTCGCGCTGAGCGGTGGCGTCGTGGGCGCGTGTCCGGGAAGTGGCTGATCCGAAGTGCCGGTATGCGGGCGCGAGCCGGCCGCGCTGGAGTCACTGACGTCATCCGCCGGTTCCCAGCGCGGGAGAGGCGTTGCCGGTTCTGCTCTCCGGAGGAGGGCATCCAAGGGTGCGGTGCCGGTCCAGGACGCGAACCGGTTCCGGTCGGCGAACCGGGCCATGTCACCGACATCAGCCAGAATCCGGGCGGCCACCACCGGCCCGACACCATGCAGGTCCATCAGGTGAGAGTCGCGAGCCAGGACCAAGGGTTTCAGCTCGGCGGTGTCCTTCTTCATCTTGGCCTCCACCGCGACCAGCTCACTCGGCCAACTCCTCGGCCGTGATATGCCGACAGGTCTCGCCAGCAATGTCACGGGGACGGACGCTGGCCAGCATCACACATCCCCCGTTTCGCGGGCATTCTTAGGCACCAGGCCCGTTTCGCGAGCACTTTAGGTGAGTCTCGTCGGGACCTGGACGTGTTGTGCATTGCGTCATATCATGAGCAGATCGTCTCTGCGGGTGTCGGTCTGAGGGTGGCCCATGAGTGATTCGTCTGGACATCCGACGGCCGCAAGCCCGTTGCTTGATACCAAGTTGTACATTCCCCAGCGGCGATCCACTGCGGTGCCGCGTCCCAGGTTGATCGAACGCCTGGATGAGGGGACCGAGCGCAACCTCACCCTCGTGTCTGCCCCGGCCGGGTTCGGCAAGACGACGCTGCTGGCTGAGTGGCTGGGTGGACCAGCTGCCAGCAAGCGGCCCGCAGCCTGGCTGTCACTGGACCGGGGGGACAACAACCTCGAGCTGTTCTGGGCGTACGTCATCACCGCATTGCAGGGGGTGCGACCCGAGCTCGGGGAGAACACTCTGTCGTCGCTGCGGTCGTCGCAGTCGCCACCCAATGAGTGGGTCGTAACGACCCTGATCAATGACATCACTGCGATCGATGGCGAGTTTTCGACGGGTTCGGGGTCTAAATTGACCCTGATCCTCGACGATTACCACGTGATCGAGGCCGAGCCTGTCCATCGCAGCGTCACGTTTCTTCTCGAGCACCTGCCGCCGCAAATGCATCTGGTGGTTGCCACTCGCTCCGACCCGCCTTTGCCACTGGCGCGCCTGCGAGCGCGGGGCGAGTTGACTGAGCTGCGGGCCGCGGATCTGCGTTTCGCCCCCGATGAGGCGGCGGCGTTCCTCAATGAGGTGATGGGGCTGGACCTTGCGTCAGCCGATGTGGCAGCCCTAGAGCGGCGGACCGAAGGTTGGATCGCGGGGCTGCAGTTGGCTGCGCTGTCGATGCAGGGGCGGGCGGATGTCCCCCGGTTGGTGCGTGCTTTCGCTGGCGATGACCGTTATGTCGTTGACTACCTGGTCGAGGAGGTCCTGCGACGCCAGCCCGACCACATCCGCGGCTTCCTGCTGCAGACCTCGATCCTTGACAGGCTGAGCGGCCCGCTGTGCGATGCGGTCACCGGCCGGGAAGACGGTCAACAGCTGTTGACGACCCTGGAGCGAGGGAATCTGTTCGTCGTCCCGTTGGATGACAAGCGCCGCTGGTTTCGCTACCACCATCTCTTCGCGGACGCGCTCCGGGTGCACGTGGCGGAGGAGCAACCCACCGGGATGCCCGTCTTGCACCGGCGGGCCAGCGCATGGTGTGAGCGCAACGGTCAGCCATCCGAAGCGGTGCAGCACGCCCTGGCCGGCGAGGACTTCGGTCGCGCGGCGGGCCTGGTCGAGCTCGCTGGCCGAGCAATGCTCATTGGTCAGCAGGATGCTGTGTTCCTGGGCTGGCTGAAGATGCTGCCAGACGAGCTGGTGCGTACCAGGCCCGTGCTGTGCGTCTACTACGCCCTGGCGTTGGTGTCCTTCGACCCCGAAGCGGCTGAGGGCCGCCTGCGTGACGTCGAACGGCTGGTCGACATGGCCGTACAGGGGAGCGAGTGGCCAGCGGGCGCTGCCGGGGAGATGGTCGTCCACGACGACGAGGGGTTTGGGTCGCTGCGGGGCATGATCGCGATCGTTCGTGCCTATCGTGCCGGTGCGCTCGGCGATGTGCCTGGCATCGTCTACTACGCCCGGCAGGCATGGCAGCTCCTCCCCGAGGATGATCACCTGTGGCGTGGCGCCGCGGGTGGGCTCCTGGGCCTTGCGCACTGGACCAGCGGAGACCTGGAGGCGGCCTACCGGGCACTTGCCGACGCATGGGCCAGCCTGCGGATGACCGGCGACAGCCAGGAAGTCAGCAGCGCCTTCGTGCTGGCTGACATCAGGGTGGCGCAGGGCCGGCTGAGCGAGGCGGCAAGACTGTATGAGCAGGCTCTGCACCGTGCGGCTGGGACGGGCGGGTCCATCCCGCCGCCAGCGGCGGATCTGTATGTGGGGTTGGGCGAGCTGAGCTGTGAGCACGGCGATCTGGAAGGCGCCAGTCGCTACCTGCAGCGAAGCAAGGAGCTGAGCGAGCACGGCGGGATAGCGGAGCACCGGCATCGTTGGTTCGTGGCCATGGCACGGATCGAGGAGGCCCGGGGAGACCTGGACGGCGCGCTCGACCTGCTCGACGAGGCAGAACGCGTGTATGTCAGCAGTCCCGCCCCCGACGTGCGTCCTATAGCGGCGTTGAAGACGCGCGTGTGGGTCCGCCAGGGCAGGCTGGCCGAGGCGTTGGGTTGGGCCCGCGAGCGCGGCCTGTCTGTTGATGAGCATCTCAGCTACCTGCGCGAGTTCGAACACATCACGCTGGCGAGGGTGCTCATCGCAAGCCACAAGCGCCACCAGGAGGAGGGCCCGCTTCGAGACGCAATGGCGCTACTGGAGCGCCTCCGCGACACGGCGGAGGCGGGCGAGCGGACGGGCAGTCTGATCGAGATCCTGACGGTGCAGGCGCTCGCGCACGAGGCACAGGCCGACGTCGCCGGTGCCCTGGCGCCGCTGGAGCGTGCTCTCACGCTGGCTCAGCCCGAGCGCTACGTGCGGACCTTTGTAGGCGAAGGACAGACCATGCGCACCCTGCTCCGCCACGCCGCCGCCGGTGGCATCGCAAGCGCCTACACGCAGCGACTGCTCGCTGCGATCGACGAGTCTGCGCAGCCTGTGTCCACCGCGGCCCAGGTCGCCCCCGGACTTGCCGAACCGCTGACAGGACGGGAGGTCGAGATCCTGCGTCTCATTGCTACAGGCATGCGGAACCAGGAGATCGCCAACCACCTGTTCATCAGCCTGTCCACCGTCAAGCGTCACATCGCCAATGCCTACCGCAAGCTGGACGTCAGTCACCGGACCCAGGCGGTTGCGCGAATCAACGAGCTGAACCTGTTGTAGCAGCGGTTCTCTGCGTCGCCGCCGCCGGCCTCACACCGGGCAGCGCACACATCGGCCCGGCATCGCCAACGACACCCGCAAATTGCACCCCCCCAGCTACACCCTTTGGTCGATGCCGACAGGGTCCATCGTTCGTAAATTGTCACCGTGATGACATGTGAAAGCGCTGGCGACCCGCCATGAGCGATGCCTACGAGGTGCGCGTGCAGGGGCACCTCAACGACCGCTGGTCTGACTGGCTTGGCGGCCTGGCCGTGCGACGACAAGCAGACGGCACGACCGTGCTGGCTGGATCAATCGTTGACCAGGCCGGGCTCCACGGCGTGATCACTCGCATCCGTGACCTCGGCCTGCCTCTGCTGTCGGTGCAGCGGGTCGGCTCAGGCAGTGAACATCCAGAACCAAAAGATGATCTTAACTAGAAGGAGGCACAAGATGAATGGTTTGCAGAAGATGGGTGCCGTTGCGGCACTGGCCATGGCAGCGGCATGGGTGGTGGCCTTTGCGGTGCTCTTAGGGGTACTAATGCCCGCCGGCTACGACGACGAGGGTGCCAGCGCCCTCGAGAAGGCGGGAATTCTCACAGAGAACCAGGCACTGGCGTCCATCGGGTTGTATCTCATCCCCTATGTGGCATGGGGCATCCTTCTTGTGGTCTTGGCTCTGGCGCTCCACGACCTCTTGAAGGCCGGTTCGCCAGCCGTGGCGCAGATCGCGACCGCTATCGGGTTCATCTGGGCCGGTCTGGTCATCGCTAGCGGCATGGTCGCCATCAACGGTATCCGGGTGGTCGGCGAGCTCTACGGTACGGACGCAGCGCAAGCGGGGGCAGTCTGGGCGCCGGTCGAAACCGTCGTCGGTGGGCTTGGCGGTGGTGCGGGCGAGATCCTCGGCGGCGTGTGGCTGCTGCTCATCGGTTGGGCGGCCTTGCGGGCGCAGGAGCTGCCCAGGGCACTGAGCTCCCTGGGCATCGTGCTCGGAATCGCCGGCATCCTCACGGTGGTCCCGGCCCTCGAGCCCGCCGCATCCCTATACGGGCTCGGCCTCATCGTGTGGTTCGTCTGGCTTGGGACCCTCATGCTGCGTACCAGCGCGAGGCGCACAAGCCGCACGCCGGCCCGCGTGGCCGCGGGCTAGAGGGCGAAACGACAGCAGGAGCGAGGACCAATGACATCGGTACGCTCACACACACGCTCGACGTCCAGGCGGCAGATCGCGCTCGTTGTCCTCTCCCTGATGCTCGCGGTCCTCTTCGCCTACCCCGGCTCGGGACTCCTGTTGGGCTGGTGGAACACCGAGTCCGGCGGAATCCACCAGTTTCACACCGTCGTGTGGGGCACGCACACCGCATTGATGCTCTCGGTCGGGCTGTTCGCCCTAACAGTTCGAACCGAACAGCGCGTCGCCACCGCCCAACAAGTGGGCGTCGCGATGGCCGTCATGATGACGGTCTTCTTCGGCAGCGTCGTCATCCCTCACTTTGGAGAGCCCGGGGTCGGGATCGACCGTGTCGTGTTCAGCATCATGGTCCTGGTTCTCACGGGCGTGGTCCTAGCGCTTCACCCACGCCGCGGGGAGCTATTGACGAGTGGACGGGCAATCAGCAAACCGATGGCTGCGCTGGCTGTCGTCGGTCTCGCAGTGGCCGCTCCATATGCCCTCGACCAGATCCAAATCCAACTGGCCGCGGACCTGGCCACGGACCCGCACTCGGCAGGCGGAAGGGAGCATTGGGTCGAAATGGCCAGCGCCGCGCTCACGCTCCCACTCATCGCCTTCGTTGCCGCGCTACGCACACGCGGGTTTCGGCTGGTCGCGTGGACCGCAGGGATCGGCACGATGGTCTTCGGCGCTGCCTCGGTCGTGTTGCCGGAGCAGGCATCCAGTCCGGGTGTCGCTTGGGGTGCGGTCGTGCTGGTCGGCGGGGCCCTGTTCGTAGCGGTCGCCGAGATCGAAGCCCAGCCGCGAGGCACCCTGTTACTGCCACTGACCCTGGCCACCCTTCTGCTGACCTCCGTCCTGGGACTGGCGGAGGCGACCCAGTGGACGCCATGGAACCTGACCCTCAAGTCGTTCGGGGTGGACCGGCCGCTCTTGGTGCTCGTGCTCCTGGCGCTCGGCGCTGTCGCCTTCCACGCGCTCACCCGCCGTGTCCCGGTCGCCGTCAAGGAGGGTTGAGGTGGGATCCCCCGTCATCGAGGTCGTCCACCTCGCTAAGTCCTACGGCTCGACCCGAGCAGTCGCCGACGTCTCCCTCACGGTCGCGGAGGGCGAGATCTTCGGCATCCTGGGGCCCAACGGTGCCGGGAAGACGACGACCGTGGAGTGCCTCTCCGGGCTGCGCAGCCCGGACAGCGGGTCGGTGCGCGTGCTGGGCATCGACCCGCTCCGGGACCCGGCCGCCGTCCGGCAGGTCCTGGGCGTCCAACTGCAGGAGTCCAGGCTGCCGGGCAAGCTGAGAGTGCTCGAGGCGCTGCGGCTCTACGCCGCGTTTTATCCCGAGCCCGCCGACCCGGAGGAGCTGCTCGGGCTGCTCGGGCTCACTGACCGCCGGGACACCTCCTACCGAGACCTATCCGGCGGTCAGAAGCAGCGGCTCTCGATCGCGCTGGCCCTCGTCGGCCGGCCCCGTGTGGCGATCCTGGACGAGCTGACCACGGGTCTGGACCCGCAGGCTCGCCGGGAGACGTGGGGGCTGATCGAGCGGGTCCGTGACAGCGGGGTCACCGTGCTGCTGGTCACCCACTTCATGGACGAGGCCGAACGGCTCTGCGACCGCCTCGTCGTGATCGACCGGGGACAGGTCGTCGCCCAGGGATCTCCCGCCGAGCTGACCGGCGATGACGGCGAGCAGCGGACCTTCCGAATGCGCCTGCCCGCGGGCTCGCTACCCGGCACCGGCCTGCTGACCGCCCTGCCCGAGGTGACCGTGGCCCACGAGGTCGACGACCTCCTCGAGGTCACCGGGACGGCGACGGTGCTGCCCGCGGTGATCATCGCCCTGCACGACCGCGGCATCGTTCCGGACGAGGTCCGTACGGTGAGCCGCTCCCTCGAGGACGCCTTCGTCGCCCTCGTCGCCCGCAACCCGCAGGAGGAAACCCAGCGATGACCACCCCGACCCGGCCCCAGAGCGCACGCCGCAGACTCGCCGAGCACCACGGCATGCGCGGGCTGACCACCCTGCTCGGCAGCGAGGCAAGGCTGTTCACCCGCGACGTCGGCAACGTCTTCTTCGTCGTGGGATTCCCGACGGTGCTGCTGCTGGGCATGGCGTTCGCCATCCCGGGGATGCGCGAGACCATCACCGACGCGCCGCAGCCCTTCACCGGGCTGCGCCCCATGGACCTCTTCGCGCCCATTGTGGTCGCGGTCGCCGTCGCCACCGCAGGCCTGACCACCCTGCCCACCTATCTGGCCGCCTACCGGGAGACCGGCGTGCTCCGCCGGCTGGCCACCACGCCGATGCGACCGCTGGGCGTGCTGGTTGGCCAGGTCCTCGCGCAGCTGGCCGGTCTGACCGTCGGATGCGGGCTGGCCCTAGGTGTCGGTGCGATGGTAATCGGACTGCCCGGGCCGGAGCGCATTGGCCTGGCCGCCGCGAGCTATCTCCTGGCAGTGGCGGCCATCTTCGCGATCGGGCTGATGCTCGGCGGGTTGGCGCCCAAGGCCACGACGGCATCGGGGATCGGCATGCTGCTGTACTTCCCGATGCTTTTCCTGGCCGGCATGTGGACCCCGGGCCCGCTGATGCCGGACACGCTCGAGCGGATCGCGGCATACAGCCCCCTGGGTGCAGCCTCCCAGTCGCTGAGCGCGGCCTGGTTCGGGGGCGACCTGCCGATCCTGCAGCTGCTGGTGATGGCCGGCTGGGCCGTTGCCGCATTCGGCGTGGCCCTCAGAACCTTCCGCTGGGACTAAGTCGGTCCGCCGCACGGGTGGCGCCACACGGGTCCTCCCGACAGGGTTCGGTGGGCTGCAAGAAGACCCGCTGGTGCGCCGCGTGATGCACGCTCACGCCGCAACGAGGACACGCAGCTTCCGAGTCTGCCGCCCGGCGCTCACCTGATGACATGCGCGAGGGCGTCCTCGGCAAGGGCCTGTGACGTGCCGTCTTCAACGAGCAACGTGAGGTCTCAGGGCAGTCAAACGCGTGTCGGGCAAACGCGTCACGCTCTCGACGCAGGTAGGCGGAGTCCACGACGTGGACGCTATCGATGTTGAGGAGATCGCCAACGCTCTGGCAGATCAGACCGACTACGAGCATCGATGGTTGATCGACCCGAGAACGGGCGAGGTTGCTTTCTGGACCAGTGACCTGGGTATCGATGGTGAGAACCAGGTCGAGCTCGACGAGCTGGACCTGATCCTGATCGACCCCCTCCCGCCATACGTCTGGTACCAGGACATGGTCGACTTCTCCGACGGCATCAGGGACCGCAGCGCAGGGAGCGCCTGCGCCGCTCGCTGGAGGGCAAGGGCGCATTCCGGCGCTTCAAGAATGCGCTGTACCAGCAACACCCCGACCTGATCTCGGCCTGGCACACGCTGCGGGATGCCAGGGCGCGGGCCCGGGCCGTGCAGTGGCTGGCAGACGAAGGGCTCATCGACGAAGACGCCGCCCAAAGGTTCCAGCGAGACCACCCAGAGCCCGCCCTGCCCTGAGCCCGAGCAGCGCGAAGTCCGGCCAGATCCGCGTCGTTCTACCTGCGTCCTACCGCCGCCGTTCCGGGCGCCACAGCACCGCGAGCGGCTCAACGGTCGGTCTGGGCGCAGACGCAGCCGGGGCGGATGACGCCTAGGCTGCAGCCGCAAATACCTGTCGGCAAGCTCATGCCGCTGGACCACGGGTTCAGTCGAGCAGGTGCAGGTACTGGCGACGTGCCTTCATCGCGTGAATCACAAGTTGGTGCCCCCTGTGCTGGGCTTCGACCGGAGCGGCCGTCTCGTTGTGACTCATCGTCATCCACAACTGCAAGGCGTGGGGGTTCATGTCGGGGTTCGCGCCAGATGGCCGCATTTGCACAGGTCAGAGGCCTGCCTGGTGTCCGGAGGGGGACTTGAACCCCCACGCCCGTTAAGGGCACTAGCACCTCAAGCTAGCGCGTCTGCCATTCCGCCACCCGGACAAGGGTGTGCGCCGACCACCTGAGGAAGGTGGGCAACGACGGGCAAGATTAGCACGCATCCGCTCCACATCCTTTACCCGTCCCGCCAGTCTGGTGGGTCGCCCGCAGCCAGCGCAGGATCGTCGGAAGCAAACGTGCGGACCGGACCCGGCGCGGTCCGCGGTCCCTCGAAGCGGACCGTCACCCGGCCGAGACCGCTGCCCCACACCCAGCCCGCGCCATACTCCTCGTGGTGCACGTCAGCACCTGGGCGCCACTCCACACCATCCGCCACCTCGGGCGTATGCCGACGCTCGGGGGGCTCCACCACCCGAGCGCCCCCCGGCAATGCACCGATGCTGTCGGGCACCTCCACCTCGGTGCTGATCGCGAGGTCGACGGCGAAGAGGCCCTCCCCCAGCTCCAGCTCCTCCTGCGCGTGCGTGGTCAGGCCAGAGACGCCGACGCCGAGCAGCCGGATGCCAGCGGACACGTCGATGGCGCCCAGCAGCCGTCTCGCCTGGCGCCCGATGACCGCAGGGTCGCCGGTCGCCCAGGGCAGGGTCCCCGAGCGCGTCACCTGGCTGAAGTCGTGCTGTCGCACCTTGACGGTGGTCGTGCGACCAAACAGCGCCGCCCGTCCCAGCCTGCTCGCGAGCCTGGCCACCAGCAGGTCCAGTTCGCGCTCGAGAGCCCCCGGGTCGGCGATGTCGACGTCAAAGGTCTCCTCCACCGACAGGCTCTTAGCCTCCCGCTGGCTCTCCACCTGGCGGTTGTCCTCGGCGCGTGCCAACCGCGTCAGGCTCGCACCCTGGGCGAGCCCGAAGATGGCGACCAGGTCGCCCTCGCTGACCCGCGCCAGGTCGGCGACGGTCTCCACGCCGAAGGCATGCAGGCGGGCCGCGGTCGCGGGCCCCACCCCGGCGATCGCCCGCACCGACATCGGTCCCAGCACCTCCTGCTCGGTGCCCGGCTCGATCAGGGTCATGCCGGCGGGCTTGTTGAGCTCGCTGCCGATCTTGGCCATCATCTTGGAGGTCGCGATGCCCACCGAGGCCGTCAGTCCGCCGGTGGCCACCTGGATCCGCTCCATCAGGTCCTCGGCCAGCGCGGCCAGCCCAGCGGGAGTCAGGTCGCGCGGAGGACCAGCGGCCAGGTCGACATACGCCTCGTCCACCGACACCTGCTCCACCACCGGGGACAGGTCGCGCAGCAGCTCCATCACCACCTGGGAGCTCATCCGATAGGCATCGAAGCGGCCACCCAGGAACGCCGTCCCCGCCGGGCACCGCCGCCGCGCCTCCGAGGTGGGCATCGCTGATCGGGCCCCGAACTTGCGGGCTTCGTAGGAGGCAGTTGAGACGACACCCCGCGGCCCGACCCCGCCGACCACCACCGGCCTGCCGCGCAGGGACGGCTTGTCCCGCTGCTCCACCGCCGCAAAGAACGCGTCCAGGTCCAGGTGCAGGACGCTGGACTCGCGGCGGGCGGGCGGCATGGGGCCACTGTCGCACAGCGCGCGGATAGGGTCAGACCGTGCTCGAACACGTCACTGCGATCCGCTATGTCACACCCCTGCGCGAGGGTGGGTCGATGCCCGGGGTCGTCGAGGGCAACGACCTGGGGACGTATGTCGTGAAGTTCCGTGGCGCGGGTCAGGGCCTGAAGGTGCTGGTCGCCGAGGTCGTCGTCGGCGAGCTGGCCCGGCGCCTCGACCTGCCCGTGCCGCGGATGGTCACCATCGAGCTGCCCCGGGCCATCGCGCGCTATGAGGCCGACGAGGAGGTCCAGGACCTGCTCAACGCCTCCCCCGGCACCAACCTGGGCGTCGACCTGCTCCCGGGCTCGCTCGGCTATGACGGCTCCCGGCCGCCGGCCCCGGAGCTCGCCTCACGCATCCTGTGGCTCGACGCGTTCACCGCCAACGTGGACCGCACCTGGTCCAACCCCAACCTGCTCACCTGGCACCGGCAGACCTGGCTGATCGACCACGGTGCGGCGCTCTACTTCCACCACTCCTGGCCGAGCAGGGCTCCTGACCCGCAGCGGTTTGTCCGGCAACCATTCATGGCCGACGAGCACGTGCTGCGGGCGATCGCGACGGACCTGGCCGGGGCGCACGCAGCGCTGGCGCCGCGGATCACGACCGACCTGGTCGCCGACGTGCTCGACCTCGTCCCGGATGAGTGGCTCGAGACCACGGACCACCTGCCGGACGCGCGGTCGGTGCGCGCGGCATACGCCGATCATCTGCTCGCCCGGGTGGAGACTCCTCAGGTGTGGCTGCCCGGAGGTGCGCGGTGACCTACGACTATCAATACGTCACCATCCGCCTGGTGCCCCGGATAGAGCGCGAGGAGTTCATCAACGTCGGCGTCGTGCTCTACAGCCAGGAGGCGGAGTTCCTCCACGGGGCCTTCCACCTCGATGAGGCCAGGGCCGCTGCGCTGGCCCCGGAGCTTGACCTGGAGTCGGTCCACGCCGCGCTCGAGGCCGTCTGCGGGGTGGCCGCCGGAGAGCACTCCCCCGCCACGCCGCGGCTGGACAAGCTCGGTCCCCGCTTCGGGTGGCTCAGTGCCCCGCGCAGCACGATCATCCAGCCCGGGCCGGTGCACGGCGGCACGACAGAGGACCCGGCTGCGACGCTCCAGCACCTGGTGCGCATCCTGGTGGCATGACACAGCACCTCAGCTGGCACCCGGTCAGCACGCGCCCAGACCTGCTCGCCGAGCCCGGCCGCACCGCGCTCGAGGGGTCACCACTCGCTGACTCTGTCCAGGTGGCCGCCATCGATCCTGACCTGGCAGACACGCAGGCGCTGGTGGACGCGACCGACGTCACCCTCGAGGAGTCGGCGAACTGCATCGTGGTGCTCGGCCGCCGGGGGTGAGATCGAGCGGGTCACCGCCGCCCTGGTCCTGGCGACGACGCGGGCCGACGTCAACACCACGATCCGCAAGTCCCTGGACGTGCGCAAGGCCAGCTTCATGCAGATGGAGCGTGCAGTGACCGAGACCGCGATGGAGTTTGGCGGCATCACGCCGGTCGGCCTTCCAGCGGACTGGCCGGTGCTCGTGGACTCGCGAGTGGTTGAGGCTGCCCGGGTCGTGATCGGATCCGGCATCCGTGGTTCAAAACTGCGGCTGCCCGGCGCTTCCGTGGCGCGTCTGCCCGGCGTCAGGGTGGTCAAGGGTCTGGCCCGCTGACCCAGCACTCACTCGCCATTATCATGGCGCGTCTCGATTTGCACTATTTAGTTCGTGCGCTGCGCGATCTGAGCCGCTAGGCTGCTGAGCGTCCACCTTGGAGTGGCCGTGACTGCTCCCACCCAGATGGGCACTTCCCACTGGAGGATCAGCATGACGAAAATTCGTTCGGGGCTGCGACTCATCGCAGTGTCCGCGGCGGTGGCTCTGGGCCTGGGCTCGGTCTCGGCGGCGGGTGACACGGAAGCTGAGGAGACGCTCCGGCTGCACCTGGGCAGCTACGGCACGTATTTCGAGTACAGCAACCACGGTGAGCCGATCAAACAGAAGATCACGACTCCGCATAAGAAGAAGAGCTGCCAGCTCATCGACGTCAACGGGCCGCTGGCGGCTCTCAGCGGCAGCGACTACGGGCCGGGCCTCAAGGATGGGGCGATCGGCATCAAGTCCGGCAACGACAACGGGACCCCGTGCTCCCTGGTTGACCCCACCGAGGACCTGACTCTCAGCCTGGGCGATGTGCCGGACGCTCTGCAGGTCGCGCTCGACCTGGAGCTCAAGGGCGATGTCCGGGTCCAGATCGTGCTGTCCCACGGCGGCGTGCCGGCGGGCACCTTCGAGGTGCGCTCAGGCGGGGGCATCGTGCCCGGTGAGGGAGTCGACGGCAGCACGAAGGCTCCCTTCACAGCGACCGCGACGACGGCTGAGCCGATCGCCAACTGCCTCAACGGTTCGGCGAGCTCCGGCATCAACGACAACTGTTATGTCACCATCATCCCGTTGGGACCGTTCGACGCCATCACGTTCAAGCCGCTCAGCGGGAAGATGTCGCTCGAGGGCGGCGGTGACTACGGCAAGAAGAAGGGCAAGGACTTCGAGACGGTCTTCACGCTGGTTGACTACGACGGTTGGCTGGGCTGCGACGACGAGACCAACTCCGTCACGATCGAGGAGAGCACCGTCTATGGCGACATCACCCGGCTGCAGAACACCGACGGCTCCGAGTGCGTTTCCAAGCCCTACAACATCGACGTCGACGTCACGGCGGACACGCTGAGCTTCGTGCCGCACGACAACCCAGGCGCCCCGCAGCCCTCTGCCTACCAGGCAACCCTGAGGTTCTCGCCCGAGACCGCAATGATCCCGTTCGCGAGCCTGTTGGAGTATGACCAGGATGACGACGGGCCACTGCCTTTCCAGATCATGCCCTGGTGCACTGGTGACCCCTTCGCGGGTGCGAACGGCTCGATCAACACCACGGTGATCCCCACCGGTGACACCTGGTGCGTCGTCAGCGCGTCCACGGACCTCGTCGGCGAGGGCGAGATCCGTACCACCTGGAACGTCGTCGGGATCGGCGACCCGAAGTTCCGCTGACCCCTCAGGCGGTGCGGACCACGCCAAGCTGCTGGAGGAATCCCTGGGACTCCTCCAGCAGCTCCCGCTTGCGGTGCGGGTCGACGGTGAGCTCAGCCTGGGTGAGGCACAACAGCGCCACCTCGTAGG from Ornithinimicrobium cryptoxanthini includes these protein-coding regions:
- a CDS encoding transposase translates to MKKDTAELKPLVLARDSHLMDLHGVGPVVAARILADVGDMARFADRNRFASWTGTAPLDALLRRAEPATPLPRWEPADDVSDSSAAGSRPHTGTSDQPLPGHAPTTPPLSATPAQPRPRPAPQQPRRRARAVKVQRPPDVLTATSVGARSKEPILTP
- a CDS encoding LuxR C-terminal-related transcriptional regulator gives rise to the protein MSDSSGHPTAASPLLDTKLYIPQRRSTAVPRPRLIERLDEGTERNLTLVSAPAGFGKTTLLAEWLGGPAASKRPAAWLSLDRGDNNLELFWAYVITALQGVRPELGENTLSSLRSSQSPPNEWVVTTLINDITAIDGEFSTGSGSKLTLILDDYHVIEAEPVHRSVTFLLEHLPPQMHLVVATRSDPPLPLARLRARGELTELRAADLRFAPDEAAAFLNEVMGLDLASADVAALERRTEGWIAGLQLAALSMQGRADVPRLVRAFAGDDRYVVDYLVEEVLRRQPDHIRGFLLQTSILDRLSGPLCDAVTGREDGQQLLTTLERGNLFVVPLDDKRRWFRYHHLFADALRVHVAEEQPTGMPVLHRRASAWCERNGQPSEAVQHALAGEDFGRAAGLVELAGRAMLIGQQDAVFLGWLKMLPDELVRTRPVLCVYYALALVSFDPEAAEGRLRDVERLVDMAVQGSEWPAGAAGEMVVHDDEGFGSLRGMIAIVRAYRAGALGDVPGIVYYARQAWQLLPEDDHLWRGAAGGLLGLAHWTSGDLEAAYRALADAWASLRMTGDSQEVSSAFVLADIRVAQGRLSEAARLYEQALHRAAGTGGSIPPPAADLYVGLGELSCEHGDLEGASRYLQRSKELSEHGGIAEHRHRWFVAMARIEEARGDLDGALDLLDEAERVYVSSPAPDVRPIAALKTRVWVRQGRLAEALGWARERGLSVDEHLSYLREFEHITLARVLIASHKRHQEEGPLRDAMALLERLRDTAEAGERTGSLIEILTVQALAHEAQADVAGALAPLERALTLAQPERYVRTFVGEGQTMRTLLRHAAAGGIASAYTQRLLAAIDESAQPVSTAAQVAPGLAEPLTGREVEILRLIATGMRNQEIANHLFISLSTVKRHIANAYRKLDVSHRTQAVARINELNLL
- a CDS encoding DUF4386 family protein is translated as MNIQNQKMILTRRRHKMNGLQKMGAVAALAMAAAWVVAFAVLLGVLMPAGYDDEGASALEKAGILTENQALASIGLYLIPYVAWGILLVVLALALHDLLKAGSPAVAQIATAIGFIWAGLVIASGMVAINGIRVVGELYGTDAAQAGAVWAPVETVVGGLGGGAGEILGGVWLLLIGWAALRAQELPRALSSLGIVLGIAGILTVVPALEPAASLYGLGLIVWFVWLGTLMLRTSARRTSRTPARVAAG
- a CDS encoding ABC transporter ATP-binding protein, which gives rise to MGSPVIEVVHLAKSYGSTRAVADVSLTVAEGEIFGILGPNGAGKTTTVECLSGLRSPDSGSVRVLGIDPLRDPAAVRQVLGVQLQESRLPGKLRVLEALRLYAAFYPEPADPEELLGLLGLTDRRDTSYRDLSGGQKQRLSIALALVGRPRVAILDELTTGLDPQARRETWGLIERVRDSGVTVLLVTHFMDEAERLCDRLVVIDRGQVVAQGSPAELTGDDGEQRTFRMRLPAGSLPGTGLLTALPEVTVAHEVDDLLEVTGTATVLPAVIIALHDRGIVPDEVRTVSRSLEDAFVALVARNPQEETQR
- a CDS encoding ABC transporter permease; translation: MTTPTRPQSARRRLAEHHGMRGLTTLLGSEARLFTRDVGNVFFVVGFPTVLLLGMAFAIPGMRETITDAPQPFTGLRPMDLFAPIVVAVAVATAGLTTLPTYLAAYRETGVLRRLATTPMRPLGVLVGQVLAQLAGLTVGCGLALGVGAMVIGLPGPERIGLAAASYLLAVAAIFAIGLMLGGLAPKATTASGIGMLLYFPMLFLAGMWTPGPLMPDTLERIAAYSPLGAASQSLSAAWFGGDLPILQLLVMAGWAVAAFGVALRTFRWD
- a CDS encoding DNA polymerase IV, which gives rise to MPPARRESSVLHLDLDAFFAAVEQRDKPSLRGRPVVVGGVGPRGVVSTASYEARKFGARSAMPTSEARRRCPAGTAFLGGRFDAYRMSSQVVMELLRDLSPVVEQVSVDEAYVDLAAGPPRDLTPAGLAALAEDLMERIQVATGGLTASVGIATSKMMAKIGSELNKPAGMTLIEPGTEQEVLGPMSVRAIAGVGPATAARLHAFGVETVADLARVSEGDLVAIFGLAQGASLTRLARAEDNRQVESQREAKSLSVEETFDVDIADPGALERELDLLVARLASRLGRAALFGRTTTVKVRQHDFSQVTRSGTLPWATGDPAVIGRQARRLLGAIDVSAGIRLLGVGVSGLTTHAQEELELGEGLFAVDLAISTEVEVPDSIGALPGGARVVEPPERRHTPEVADGVEWRPGADVHHEEYGAGWVWGSGLGRVTVRFEGPRTAPGPVRTFASDDPALAAGDPPDWRDG